From one Lactiplantibacillus paraplantarum genomic stretch:
- a CDS encoding DUF2179 domain-containing protein produces the protein MHVDIGMLVLIFVINFAYITLNTVRFLLVMRGYRYFAAFASVIEITIYVLGLSLVLDRLHNPINLVVYALGYGVGVYVGMVIEDHLALGYTMISVILPDPKSSLPGVLRENGFGVTQHAAYGLEGERLELEILAPRKNERRLYGLIKDAAPNAFVIAYEPRYISGGFWLKRVKRRNARRKKQ, from the coding sequence ATGCACGTTGACATTGGGATGCTCGTCCTTATTTTTGTCATCAACTTTGCTTACATTACGTTAAATACTGTCCGTTTTCTACTCGTAATGCGTGGGTACCGGTATTTTGCGGCATTTGCGAGTGTGATTGAGATTACGATTTACGTGTTAGGATTGTCGCTTGTCTTGGATCGGCTGCATAATCCGATTAACTTAGTCGTATATGCGTTAGGCTACGGTGTCGGGGTGTATGTTGGTATGGTGATTGAAGATCATTTGGCATTAGGTTACACGATGATTTCAGTTATTTTACCTGATCCCAAGTCGTCATTACCTGGGGTGCTTCGCGAAAATGGTTTTGGGGTGACACAACATGCCGCTTACGGCTTAGAAGGTGAGCGGTTAGAGCTAGAAATATTGGCGCCGCGGAAGAATGAGCGCCGGCTATACGGCTTGATTAAGGATGCTGCACCCAACGCGTTTGTGATTGCCTATGAGCCACGCTACATTTCTGGTGGGTTCTGGCTCAAACGGGTCAAGCGCCGGAACGCCCGCCGAAAAAAGCAGTGA
- the ligA gene encoding NAD-dependent DNA ligase LigA, whose product MADKPNTMTVERAADEAATLRQTLNEWRRQYYDEDAPNVEDNVYDQQYERLVELEQTFPQLVTPDSPTQLVGGTVKSGFDKVTHEIPMLSLGDVFSQAELQEFVDRLEQNVGHQVDYNCELKIDGLALSLRYEDGVLVQGSTRGNGTVGEDITTNIKTIKSIPQRLTRPLTIEVRGECYMPKAAFAALNERREAAGEPVFANPRNAAAGTLRQLDSRVVAERQLSTFMYNVADYEPLTARTQSEMLTEFADLGFAINPDFKVAHSMADVFSYIDHYQNERPELAYGIDGIVIKANPLPLQRSLGATVKVPRWAIAYKFPPDEQPTQLIDVEWTVGRTGVVTPTAVMEPVQLAGTTVARASLHNPDYVAAKDVRIGDTVLLHKAGDIIPEISSVDLTKRPKDAQPLVIPTNCPSCDAPLVHLEDEVALRCINPKCPAQVQEGLVHFASRNAMNIDGLGPRIIAQLYANQLVSDVAGLYRLTKEQLLTLDKIKDKSAEKLLTSIDRSRDNSLERLLFGLGIRHVGAKVARLIAQHFGTIEALMVASQEEIAAIDSMGDVIANAVVQYFESDEVHTLISELQAVNVNTTYQGPSATVAADSNSWFAGKRVVLTGKLESFTRPDATQWLQAHGATVTGSVSKKTDLVIAGSDAGSKLQKAQQLDITVWDEARFSETMREDTQA is encoded by the coding sequence ATGGCGGACAAACCCAACACAATGACCGTTGAGCGAGCAGCTGATGAAGCGGCCACTTTACGGCAAACGTTAAATGAATGGCGTCGGCAGTACTATGACGAAGATGCGCCGAACGTGGAAGACAATGTCTATGATCAACAGTATGAACGGTTAGTGGAACTTGAACAAACCTTTCCACAACTAGTTACGCCGGATTCGCCGACCCAGTTAGTTGGTGGCACGGTTAAATCAGGCTTTGATAAAGTGACTCACGAGATTCCAATGTTGTCACTGGGTGACGTCTTTTCACAAGCTGAATTGCAAGAATTTGTGGATCGCTTGGAACAAAATGTCGGTCATCAGGTCGATTATAATTGCGAGTTGAAGATTGATGGGTTAGCACTGTCATTACGTTACGAAGATGGCGTGCTCGTTCAAGGATCAACGCGTGGTAACGGTACGGTTGGCGAAGATATTACGACTAATATTAAGACAATCAAGTCAATTCCCCAGCGCTTGACGCGACCACTGACCATTGAGGTACGTGGCGAGTGTTACATGCCGAAAGCGGCGTTTGCTGCCTTAAACGAACGGCGGGAAGCGGCGGGCGAGCCAGTCTTTGCCAATCCGCGGAATGCGGCGGCTGGAACCCTAAGACAGTTGGATTCACGAGTTGTGGCGGAACGCCAATTGAGTACATTTATGTATAACGTTGCGGATTATGAACCATTGACAGCGCGGACTCAGAGCGAGATGTTGACCGAATTTGCGGATCTAGGTTTTGCCATCAATCCAGATTTTAAAGTGGCCCATTCGATGGCTGACGTCTTTAGTTACATTGACCATTATCAAAATGAGCGACCAGAATTGGCTTACGGTATTGACGGCATCGTGATCAAAGCTAATCCGTTACCACTACAACGTTCGCTAGGTGCGACGGTTAAGGTACCGCGCTGGGCCATTGCTTATAAGTTTCCACCTGATGAGCAACCAACCCAGCTAATCGACGTTGAATGGACCGTTGGACGGACGGGGGTGGTTACACCTACTGCTGTGATGGAACCCGTTCAATTAGCTGGGACGACCGTTGCCCGTGCTTCTTTACACAATCCCGATTACGTGGCGGCGAAGGATGTGCGCATCGGGGATACCGTTTTACTGCATAAAGCGGGTGATATCATTCCCGAAATCTCATCGGTTGATCTAACCAAACGACCTAAGGATGCCCAACCGTTAGTTATTCCAACGAATTGTCCATCCTGTGACGCACCACTGGTTCATTTGGAAGATGAAGTAGCTTTGCGGTGTATTAACCCGAAGTGTCCCGCTCAAGTCCAAGAAGGATTGGTCCACTTCGCTTCCCGCAATGCGATGAATATTGACGGCCTCGGCCCACGGATTATTGCGCAGCTATACGCCAATCAGTTAGTCAGTGATGTTGCCGGTCTATATCGGTTAACTAAAGAACAACTCTTAACATTAGATAAAATAAAAGATAAATCTGCTGAAAAGCTCTTGACATCAATTGACCGTAGCCGTGATAATTCACTTGAACGGTTATTGTTCGGTCTTGGTATTCGGCACGTCGGTGCTAAAGTGGCGCGCTTAATTGCGCAACATTTTGGTACGATCGAAGCGTTGATGGTGGCTAGTCAGGAAGAAATTGCGGCGATTGATTCAATGGGTGACGTGATTGCTAACGCCGTGGTACAGTACTTTGAAAGCGACGAAGTGCATACGTTAATCAGTGAATTGCAAGCGGTCAATGTGAATACCACGTATCAGGGCCCTAGTGCCACCGTGGCAGCAGATAGTAATAGTTGGTTTGCAGGTAAGCGGGTCGTCTTAACGGGTAAGCTGGAAAGCTTTACCCGGCCAGATGCGACTCAGTGGCTACAAGCCCACGGCGCCACGGTAACGGGGAGTGTCTCGAAGAAGACGGACCTCGTGATTGCAGGTAGCGATGCCGGAAGTAAGTTGCAAAAAGCACAGCAGCTGGACATTACCGTATGGGATGAAGCCCGGTTCAGCGAAACAATGAGGGAGGATACACAAGCGTGA
- a CDS encoding xanthine phosphoribosyltransferase, producing MRELEERILKDGRVLPGEVLKVDGFLNHQVDPDLMFAMGTEFAHLFQDAGVTKILTVESSGIAPAVMAGLAMHVPVVFARKHKSVTLIDDLYTAEVYSYTKKTSNHISIAKKFLQADDQVLLIDDFLANGQAVQGMFEICDKAHVKIAGVGIVIEKVFQTGHQLIADRGVRLESLAQITSFDGDRVHFASED from the coding sequence ATGCGAGAACTTGAAGAACGTATTTTGAAAGATGGTCGGGTGCTTCCCGGTGAAGTATTGAAAGTGGATGGCTTTTTGAATCATCAAGTTGATCCTGACTTGATGTTTGCCATGGGAACGGAATTTGCCCACTTATTTCAAGATGCTGGTGTGACTAAAATCTTGACGGTGGAATCATCAGGAATTGCGCCGGCAGTCATGGCTGGGTTAGCTATGCACGTGCCCGTCGTGTTTGCGCGTAAGCACAAATCGGTGACGTTAATTGATGATTTGTATACCGCCGAAGTGTATTCTTACACTAAGAAGACGTCTAACCATATCTCGATTGCGAAGAAGTTCTTACAGGCGGATGATCAAGTCTTGTTAATTGATGACTTCTTAGCCAATGGTCAAGCGGTTCAAGGGATGTTTGAGATTTGTGACAAGGCCCACGTCAAAATCGCGGGGGTCGGGATCGTGATTGAAAAGGTCTTCCAAACTGGTCATCAACTGATTGCTGATCGAGGTGTCCGATTGGAATCATTAGCCCAGATTACGTCATTTGATGGTGATCGGGTACACTTTGCTTCGGAGGACTAG
- a CDS encoding Gfo/Idh/MocA family protein has protein sequence MSKTYRWAIVGLGNIAHSFVKYFNQPDGEIYAVCSRSQKKASAFAAEHNIPKAYGNLADLLADEQVDIVYVATPHNYHIDTILPALRAGKHVLSEKAITMSSNQLAIAKEVAASNHLILAEAMTLYHMPLYEKLHDFAAERHLGDLKMIQASFGSFKEPDPTNRFFNPDLAGGALLDIGVYALAFVEEFLTATPYITGTTMHRFSSGVDESSTITLRNANDELATIALTFRAKMPKRGIVAYENGYFTVDTYPRADSATFTDNAGHAETITAGDSTNAMNYEIADMQKMVAGKLHNTSLAKTTDVMDVMTAARAQWDYRYPFEN, from the coding sequence ATGTCGAAAACTTATCGCTGGGCCATCGTCGGCCTTGGTAACATCGCACACAGTTTCGTTAAATATTTCAATCAGCCTGATGGGGAGATTTACGCTGTTTGTTCGCGTTCGCAGAAAAAAGCAAGTGCCTTTGCGGCCGAGCACAATATTCCTAAAGCCTATGGCAATTTAGCCGATTTACTGGCTGACGAACAAGTTGACATCGTTTACGTTGCAACACCGCATAACTATCACATCGACACAATTTTGCCCGCCTTACGCGCTGGTAAACACGTGCTCAGTGAAAAAGCAATCACCATGTCTAGTAACCAGCTCGCCATTGCCAAAGAAGTCGCGGCTAGCAATCACTTGATCCTAGCAGAAGCGATGACGCTCTACCATATGCCACTATATGAGAAACTCCATGATTTCGCTGCCGAACGTCATCTGGGTGATTTAAAGATGATTCAAGCTAGTTTTGGGAGCTTTAAAGAACCTGATCCCACTAATCGCTTCTTTAATCCCGACTTGGCCGGTGGTGCTCTGCTGGACATCGGCGTTTACGCCCTTGCCTTCGTTGAAGAATTCTTGACTGCTACGCCATACATTACTGGGACGACCATGCACCGATTCAGTAGTGGCGTCGACGAGTCCTCAACAATCACGTTACGAAATGCCAACGATGAACTGGCAACCATCGCCTTAACTTTCCGAGCCAAGATGCCTAAGCGGGGAATTGTAGCGTACGAAAATGGCTACTTTACCGTTGATACTTACCCACGTGCTGACAGTGCCACTTTCACGGATAATGCGGGACACGCTGAGACAATTACGGCTGGTGACAGCACTAACGCCATGAATTATGAAATTGCTGATATGCAAAAAATGGTTGCTGGCAAACTTCACAATACAAGTCTTGCCAAAACAACTGACGTCATGGATGTCATGACCGCCGCTCGCGCGCAGTGGGATTACCGCTATCCCTTTGAAAACTAG
- a CDS encoding glycoside hydrolase family 73 protein, with translation MAVKRRRPRRKQRSQLFVKKGRLQWVNILLVITAMVGMVWYIQHNWAAKSQVTTTAPTTTHTAFIKNLVPAAQQLDQQYHVLASITLSQAILESDWGQSTNATENNNLFGVKSASGRLMTTQEYYDGAYHTVKRRFAVYDSWHASLVDHAKKLAYGTTWDSQHYAAVIKATDYQTAAQALQTAGYATDPSYAQKLINIIQKYDLQRYDRK, from the coding sequence GTGGCAGTTAAGCGGCGGCGACCGCGTCGAAAGCAGCGGTCACAATTATTTGTTAAAAAGGGCCGCCTCCAATGGGTCAATATCTTATTAGTCATTACGGCAATGGTTGGTATGGTCTGGTATATTCAGCATAATTGGGCGGCTAAATCACAAGTGACGACGACCGCACCAACGACGACGCATACTGCGTTTATTAAGAACTTAGTCCCGGCTGCTCAACAACTCGACCAACAATATCATGTCTTGGCGAGCATCACACTGAGTCAAGCAATTCTAGAATCAGATTGGGGTCAAAGCACTAATGCGACTGAAAACAACAATTTGTTTGGTGTTAAGTCCGCATCGGGACGATTGATGACGACACAAGAATATTATGATGGCGCCTATCACACGGTCAAGCGCCGCTTTGCAGTCTACGATAGTTGGCACGCGTCGCTTGTCGATCATGCGAAAAAGTTGGCTTATGGGACAACCTGGGATTCCCAGCACTACGCCGCAGTTATTAAAGCCACTGATTATCAGACGGCCGCCCAAGCATTACAGACGGCTGGCTATGCGACTGATCCAAGTTATGCACAAAAATTAATTAATATTATTCAAAAATATGACTTACAACGGTATGATAGAAAGTAA
- the gatC gene encoding Asp-tRNA(Asn)/Glu-tRNA(Gln) amidotransferase subunit GatC, protein MAEERINAEQVQHVASLAKLEFTPDQLAMFTPQLEKIIGMFEELSTVDTTGVPVTSRMSDHTNTLREDVAVKSDEALREALLKNAPETANGLIKVPAIIDESGDGE, encoded by the coding sequence ATGGCTGAAGAACGAATTAATGCCGAACAAGTCCAACACGTTGCGAGCTTGGCTAAGTTGGAATTTACACCAGACCAATTAGCGATGTTCACGCCACAACTGGAAAAAATTATCGGTATGTTCGAGGAATTAAGCACGGTTGATACAACGGGCGTACCCGTAACGTCACGGATGAGTGACCATACGAATACGTTGCGTGAAGACGTGGCGGTTAAGAGCGACGAAGCACTTCGGGAAGCATTATTGAAGAATGCACCGGAAACGGCTAACGGCTTAATCAAAGTGCCAGCAATTATTGATGAAAGTGGGGACGGTGAATAA
- a CDS encoding 5-(carboxyamino)imidazole ribonucleotide synthase, protein MDNSILNPGGTLGIIGSSTNGVGLVIAARNAGINVGVYGDNENTETMELADFRVVGALNDQQQLQNFAERCDMVTYESETIDASVIKFLAAHTRVPQGADALEITQDRSLERAFFSQLNLNVAPSATIVSLDDVYQSIGSIGYPSILKPIQKGLGQNRQLVIKTQTDIVKAADLLDWGTYLLESLIPYDKELSVFGAKSGDTTAFFPTVENRYRNHELVASIVPAQIDAAVNDEMLRITKEISDNLSYTGVFEVAFFLTESGNLYVKRIVPAMHQAGYVFERATNISMAEQHLRAIAGLPLMPVKQLMPVVAAYFTPAQESGIRTQWQIKTNWFFNFYHRTLLQAHRAPVAGHVLVEAPSVKEALEQIEDTSIWQFGKTTPADNDTEAE, encoded by the coding sequence GTGGACAACTCGATTTTAAACCCAGGTGGTACGCTTGGCATTATTGGAAGTAGTACTAATGGTGTTGGATTAGTAATTGCCGCGCGTAATGCTGGCATCAATGTCGGGGTATACGGCGATAACGAAAATACTGAGACCATGGAACTGGCAGATTTTCGCGTTGTCGGGGCCCTCAATGACCAACAACAGTTACAAAATTTTGCGGAACGCTGCGATATGGTGACTTATGAATCGGAAACCATTGATGCGTCGGTCATTAAGTTTTTGGCGGCCCACACCCGGGTTCCCCAAGGTGCCGATGCGCTAGAAATTACGCAAGACCGCTCTTTGGAACGGGCATTTTTTAGCCAACTTAATTTGAACGTAGCACCGTCAGCCACAATCGTGAGTCTGGATGATGTCTACCAATCAATTGGCTCAATTGGTTACCCAAGTATTCTGAAGCCGATTCAGAAGGGCTTGGGTCAGAATCGACAGCTCGTCATTAAGACGCAGACTGATATTGTCAAGGCAGCTGATCTGTTGGATTGGGGCACCTATTTGTTAGAGTCACTGATCCCATATGATAAAGAACTCTCCGTGTTTGGTGCCAAAAGTGGTGATACGACAGCGTTCTTCCCAACGGTTGAGAACCGGTATCGCAATCACGAGTTGGTTGCTTCGATTGTCCCGGCGCAAATTGATGCGGCGGTGAATGATGAAATGTTGCGGATCACGAAAGAAATTAGTGATAACCTGAGTTATACTGGTGTCTTTGAAGTCGCCTTCTTCTTAACGGAGAGTGGTAATCTGTATGTGAAGCGCATCGTCCCAGCTATGCACCAAGCTGGGTATGTGTTTGAACGGGCAACGAATATCAGTATGGCTGAACAACATTTGCGAGCAATCGCAGGGTTGCCGTTGATGCCGGTCAAACAATTGATGCCCGTAGTTGCAGCCTACTTTACGCCAGCTCAGGAGAGTGGTATTCGGACACAGTGGCAGATCAAGACTAACTGGTTCTTTAACTTCTACCACCGGACACTGTTACAAGCGCACCGAGCACCGGTTGCTGGTCATGTGTTAGTGGAGGCGCCGAGTGTCAAGGAAGCGCTCGAACAGATTGAAGATACCAGTATCTGGCAGTTTGGTAAAACGACACCGGCTGATAACGACACCGAAGCCGAGTAG
- a CDS encoding CamS family sex pheromone protein, translated as MNVKRIRTMGLVAVAAIVLAACGNLKNSSFGSTSSSTTTTGTKTTTTTGTADSEFYQGVIKNGRYRTSKSRGVVVSQNDNVMNLKSFESGLLDVSKKVFPTSKYVFQEGQYLSSSTVENWLGRKSSSNSEGLNPENNGKKDPNTRNPIYLQQLEEQDYMVQNGSKLSLGGVTIGLGMNSVDYYTKVEYGATYETNISTTELTAQGKKMANTVLQRLRQRSALKNVPIVLALYKQSSNDSLVGGDMIAYAVSKNGSTSISNWTSLNWKNYVFPATSESKNSGANSNDESDFSQFKSHVQNFFPNLSGVTANAHYKDKSLSKLSVNITTKFYSETEIISFTQYLATAAKRYLPSGVPVEITVKSANGDIQSFLARTAKGSSYYTHVFSDQGDD; from the coding sequence GTGAATGTCAAACGCATACGCACGATGGGTCTAGTAGCAGTGGCTGCCATTGTTCTAGCCGCCTGCGGTAATTTAAAGAATTCGTCCTTTGGGTCGACTAGTAGTAGTACGACAACGACTGGAACGAAAACAACGACCACCACTGGAACTGCTGATAGCGAGTTCTATCAAGGGGTGATCAAAAATGGCCGTTATCGGACGAGTAAGTCCCGAGGCGTCGTGGTCTCACAAAATGATAACGTCATGAACTTGAAGAGCTTTGAAAGTGGCTTATTGGACGTGTCTAAAAAAGTCTTTCCAACGAGTAAATACGTCTTCCAAGAAGGTCAGTATTTAAGCTCATCGACGGTTGAAAATTGGCTTGGACGTAAATCAAGCAGTAATTCAGAAGGGTTGAACCCGGAGAATAATGGTAAGAAGGATCCGAATACTCGGAACCCAATTTACTTACAACAACTTGAAGAACAAGATTACATGGTTCAAAATGGCAGTAAGCTGTCACTTGGTGGTGTAACGATTGGCTTGGGAATGAACTCGGTCGATTATTATACGAAGGTTGAGTATGGCGCCACTTATGAAACCAACATTTCAACGACCGAGTTAACGGCGCAAGGTAAGAAGATGGCCAATACTGTCCTGCAACGCCTACGTCAACGTTCAGCTTTGAAGAATGTGCCGATTGTGTTGGCACTTTATAAGCAATCTTCCAATGATAGCTTAGTTGGGGGTGACATGATTGCTTATGCCGTCTCCAAGAACGGTTCAACTTCGATCTCGAACTGGACGTCGTTGAACTGGAAGAATTATGTCTTCCCAGCGACCTCTGAATCGAAGAACTCGGGTGCTAATAGTAATGATGAGTCGGACTTTAGTCAGTTTAAGTCCCACGTGCAGAACTTCTTCCCGAACTTGTCTGGTGTAACAGCGAATGCTCATTACAAGGACAAGTCGTTGAGTAAATTAAGTGTTAACATCACGACTAAGTTCTACAGTGAAACGGAAATTATTAGCTTTACGCAGTACTTAGCCACGGCTGCTAAACGTTATTTACCATCCGGTGTGCCGGTTGAGATTACGGTCAAGAGTGCCAATGGCGATATTCAAAGCTTCCTGGCCAGAACAGCGAAGGGCAGTTCTTATTACACCCATGTCTTTAGTGACCAGGGCGACGATTAA
- the pcrA gene encoding DNA helicase PcrA, whose product MSKESLLAGMNDKQQEAVLDTEGPLLIMAGAGSGKTRVLTHRVAYLIEEQGVNPWNVLAITFTNKAAREMRERVGKLLGESAQEVWVSTFHALCVRILRRDIEQIGYNRAFTIAGTSEQRTLVKRILTEQNIDSKKFDPRSILSAISNAKNDLQTPEMYKESAASPFESVVADVYLQYQRELAADQAVDFDDLIMLTIQLFKQNPETLAWYQNKFHYIHVDEYQDTNNAQYTLVNMLADKYKNLCVVGDADQSIYGWRGANMENILDFEKDYPQADTVMLEQNYRSTKTILSAANAVINNNSTRRPKKLWTENEPGDKISYYRGQSESDETHFVIAKIQESMQADKLDYGDFAILYRTNAQSRVMEESLVKANIPYTMVGGNKFYDRKEIRDVLSYLTLAVNDQDSMNFERVVNEPKRGIGQTSVEKLRLFADEAGYSMLEAASNVDMANGISARAKGALAKFAATMNELRAMREYLSVTDLTQEILDRTGYMKALKDAKATKSLEAQARIENIEEFLSVTKQFDDSYQPEDEDSDKFVDFLADLALVSDVDNVEEEPQAVTLMTLHAAKGLEFPVVFLIGMEEGIFPLSRAMMDEDELEEERRLAYVGITRAEKKLYLTNAYSRMLYGRRQNNPASRFVEEIEPELLKNENTLDGASSTGPKVPFGADRERRAFTPSYKKNPVGTRATVKKASGTGADKNSWSIGDKVKHRKWGTGTVVKVTGAGEDAELDIAFKSEGIKRLLAAFAPIQKVQN is encoded by the coding sequence GTGTCGAAAGAAAGCCTATTGGCAGGAATGAATGACAAGCAACAGGAAGCCGTTTTAGACACAGAAGGACCGCTACTAATTATGGCCGGTGCGGGCTCAGGAAAGACCCGGGTACTGACGCATCGGGTAGCTTATTTAATTGAAGAACAAGGGGTCAACCCTTGGAACGTTTTAGCAATTACCTTTACGAATAAGGCCGCTCGTGAAATGCGTGAACGGGTCGGTAAGTTGCTAGGTGAATCGGCGCAGGAAGTATGGGTTTCGACGTTCCATGCCCTGTGTGTCCGAATCTTACGACGCGATATTGAACAGATTGGATATAACCGGGCCTTTACGATTGCGGGAACCAGTGAACAACGGACACTAGTTAAACGAATCCTGACGGAACAAAATATCGATTCGAAAAAATTTGATCCACGTTCGATTTTATCCGCAATTTCAAATGCTAAAAATGATTTGCAGACGCCAGAAATGTACAAAGAATCGGCTGCAAGTCCTTTTGAGAGTGTCGTGGCGGATGTTTATTTGCAATACCAGCGTGAGTTGGCCGCTGATCAAGCAGTTGATTTTGACGACTTGATTATGTTGACGATTCAGCTATTTAAACAGAATCCTGAAACGCTGGCGTGGTATCAAAATAAATTCCATTATATTCACGTGGACGAATATCAAGATACGAACAATGCGCAGTATACGTTGGTCAACATGTTAGCTGACAAGTATAAGAATTTGTGTGTGGTTGGGGATGCTGATCAGTCAATCTATGGCTGGCGGGGTGCCAACATGGAAAATATTCTTGACTTTGAGAAGGATTACCCGCAGGCCGACACGGTCATGTTGGAACAAAATTACCGTTCGACCAAGACAATTTTGTCGGCGGCGAATGCAGTTATTAACAATAATTCAACTCGGCGGCCCAAGAAGTTATGGACCGAAAACGAACCGGGTGACAAGATTTCCTATTATCGTGGTCAAAGCGAAAGTGACGAAACGCACTTTGTGATTGCGAAGATTCAAGAAAGCATGCAGGCGGATAAGCTTGATTATGGTGACTTTGCGATTCTTTATCGGACAAACGCACAGTCCCGGGTTATGGAAGAATCCCTTGTTAAGGCGAATATTCCGTACACGATGGTCGGTGGCAATAAGTTCTATGATCGTAAAGAAATTCGGGATGTCTTATCCTACTTAACCTTGGCTGTGAACGACCAGGATTCGATGAATTTTGAACGGGTCGTTAACGAGCCTAAGCGGGGCATTGGTCAGACGAGTGTTGAAAAGTTACGGTTATTTGCGGACGAAGCAGGTTATTCTATGTTGGAAGCGGCTAGCAATGTCGATATGGCTAACGGTATTTCGGCGCGTGCTAAAGGTGCGTTGGCGAAGTTTGCAGCGACAATGAACGAATTGCGCGCCATGCGGGAATACTTGTCTGTGACGGACCTGACGCAAGAAATCCTTGACCGTACGGGCTACATGAAGGCCTTGAAAGATGCCAAAGCAACAAAATCATTAGAAGCGCAAGCACGGATCGAAAACATCGAAGAATTTTTGTCTGTGACGAAGCAATTCGATGACAGCTATCAGCCAGAAGATGAAGATAGTGATAAGTTTGTTGACTTTTTAGCGGATTTGGCACTAGTTTCGGACGTTGATAACGTTGAAGAAGAACCTCAAGCAGTGACGTTGATGACGTTGCACGCGGCGAAGGGGCTAGAATTTCCAGTCGTCTTCTTGATTGGGATGGAAGAAGGAATCTTTCCACTCTCACGGGCAATGATGGACGAAGATGAGCTAGAAGAAGAACGGCGACTAGCTTATGTTGGGATCACGCGAGCTGAGAAGAAACTGTACTTGACTAACGCGTACTCACGGATGTTATATGGTCGGCGGCAGAATAATCCCGCTTCTCGTTTCGTTGAAGAAATCGAACCAGAATTGCTCAAAAATGAAAATACGTTGGATGGCGCTAGTAGCACTGGCCCCAAAGTCCCATTTGGTGCGGATCGTGAACGTCGCGCCTTTACACCATCGTATAAGAAGAATCCTGTTGGTACGCGGGCCACGGTCAAAAAGGCGAGTGGTACGGGTGCTGATAAGAATAGTTGGTCGATTGGTGACAAGGTCAAGCATCGTAAGTGGGGCACTGGAACAGTTGTAAAAGTAACGGGTGCCGGTGAGGATGCTGAATTGGATATTGCCTTTAAGTCTGAAGGAATTAAGCGGTTATTAGCAGCATTTGCACCAATCCAAAAAGTACAGAATTAG